The window ACATCCGTCAAATAAGCTCTAAGTTTATTGATGAGGAGTTTTTAGTACAAGGTCAACTGAAGTGCATGAGatcttattttcctttatatagAACAATATCGTCATGAAAGTCATTAAGGAGCTTACTTTATATGGGAAATAATATGGCCCAAGGGGTCCTACTTTTGTCTTGCAATTTCATGTTTCCCTTCCAAATCTTTTGTAGCATGTCCTTCATTCACTTGACACTGAAAGACATAATAAATGCACATTACAATGTTCTCATTCTTAGATGAAGAGTTGCTGTAAAATTATATGAGCATATCGGAAAAAGCAATTAGTTTCTTTCAATAACAATAGCCAAACGATTTCAGTTACATGCAACGTATAACATGTATGCTCGTTTACTACTACTTGCCATGTCCTGTGCAATATGTTCCTGCCTTGGCGCATCACAAGCAAAATCACTCTGTTCTCATGCTTCCTACACTTTGGTTGAGCATTGCAACAATCTCATATGTATTTATCTAgaagtaaaaatattaaaaaggtgGCATGATGTATAATATAAAAAGCTTTTCTACACTTAATGGTCTTGCTTGTGTTAGGTGTGATCAAAACCTATCTTTATTAAGTGTGATTATCAAGTGGCCTGGGGCCACTCATTAACAAGATCCATTTACTAATCTTAAATTTTCTGAGGAAGTTATCTTGTAGGATTCTTAATATTTTGTACcataataggtttttttttttttttggtaagaaaaataCTATAATAGGTTAATTTGTATATTTCCAAAAGAAGTATCCTGTATTTTACAATCTCATATGCTCATATGTTCCTGTCTTCCTTGTGATAGGTGTTTTTGAGTGTTGGAAATCAAAACCCGTCTTGATTGAGTATGGTTATCAAGTGGCCCGGGGGCACTCGTTAACAAGGTACATTCCTTGAGGAACTAATCTAAAATTTTCTGAGTAACTGATCTTGTAGTATTCTTAATATTTTGTAATACAATAGGGTAATTTGtgtattttccaaaagaagTATCCTGTATTTAGTATAATTAGAGGGAGATCTGCCAAATTATAGTAGAACTGATTGTCTTCCTACCTCTCATGTACTGAACACTGGTACATTGGGCTAAACTGTGGTAATTTGTCATATAGTTGAAAGAACTTTGTTCTTTTGGTGTATAACTTTGGTAATTTGACTTCTGTAACTTTAGCTTCTATTCTTTAGTTTCTGTTTGCCATTTATTCCTTTCAGATATTGAAGAGAACATTGTTAAAAGTAGTATGATGAGTTGTGAGGAAGAAAATTTAAAAGCATTAGGATTTATTTCCGATGTCTAAGTTTTAGCATTTTTACCTATGAGTTTTACGGGCCAAAAAAGCAAGTTTTATATAACTAATATGATATCCTGTCACATGAACACTGTAACGGTGTATTTCGTGTGACTATGGTAATTTGTTTCATAAGATGAGTCAAAGATTATTTCTGTTTTCCATTAATGTTGGCATGGGAGGAATCTATATATAGATTtgatgtgtgtatgtgtgtatatatatatatattttttttttttctgaggtCTCTGTTTATATGTTGATCATGTTGGAAATGGTTGTTAACCTGGATAAAATCTCGGAACAGTTTGTGTAATTTACATATGAAAAGCTAATAGAGTTAATGCAAGATTTAGTTGCTGTTTCTGATTTCTCGTTGCTCTCTTGTGAAAACCTTGTTTATCTCTGTTGTGGGCCCTGAATCATCATGATTAACAGTTTGGAGACGTAATAGTCCTCATATGTGATCTGAACTTTTCTGTCATTGAATAAATCTGGTTATAAATTGAGACAAGGCTTCTCTGCACAAGTAAAAAGATATTGCGGGGTTGTTTAATTGTAGCTGCTTTTTTAATTGTCTACTGATTTCAGATATCAGTCTTTCTTGCTTTTATTCTGCATGCTCTTTTTTCAATCTAgcttggaattgaagattcatgtaCTGGAGTATAATCCTTAAGTAGAACTTACTGTTTGTTGGTCCTATGTAATTTTTGTACTTCTTTAAAGAATGCTGTCGCCTTGCTTGTACCTGACTGGAAGTTTGTTTGGGCTACTCATTGTTAACTTGGTGTATAATAGCAGAATGATTAACACTTCCAGTGACATTGCAGTTAAAGAAATTTTGACCCTAAAGATGAGAAAGTATTTATCTGTAAGAATAgcttatggattttttttttctagatagtTGTATAGTATGGATCGAAATTAAATCATCAGATCATCATGGTTTTAACAGATAGAAGTTTGGCTAGCTGTGCTTTTATCAACCGGCATTTGACGATATTGTTTGCTGGTTGAGACAGGAGATGGAAAATGCGGTGGTATGTCAATCTTGAGCTTCAGGTAACTTCCATTGACCTTATGGCTGAAAATCAGTCATGTATAAATCATCATAACTTAGCAATGTGGATATCATTCTAGTTTGCATTCATAGTGTTAGATCTGTTTATGAATTAATGACAGCCCGTGTGCTACAGAGATTTCAAATTCTAGTCATGTTTCTTGCATGACTTTTGTTGAAATATCACTTCCGAAGGTACATCAGGTGTAAGCTTTAGGcgctgtttgtttgtgttcattttttctAGTCATGAaaacaatttctgtttttttgttccggggaacaaatttggaacagaaacaagaaacaagaaaaacttgttcTCGGAACACTtctgagaaacaatttttctctctcctatttttttcttctctttcatttcttcttcttttttctttggccgatcgccggcctcggcctTGGCTGGCGACTGGCtgttgagggccggcgacctcgccggaccgtcaccggcccccggcgaggccaagctcagCCGACCTTGCGCcggccggtgaggccgagcctcgccagcccgGTGCGAGGttagcctcgccatggctgggcgaggccgccggcccttgTTGGTCgatcggtcgccggccatggtcgaggccggcgaccggccaaaaggaagaaaaaaggaaaaagaaaaaaagaaaaattaaaagaaacaaaaaaattgtacaagtttactaaacatgtttttgttctttttctattcgaggaacaaaatttaccaaacgcgtttttattaaaaaattgttccccggaacaattttttgaACAGACACGTTACGAAAAGCACCCTTATATGATGAGAAGTTTAGTTGCTACAGATAACAACATAGAGAGGATAGTTGATTTTTTCCTTGGATAATTGATCTTTTCCTTGATGTAATTGGAGGGAAGAAgcattttgaaagttttctGAGTATAGATTAAAATGTTGCAAACAAAGATTATGGTTGCGATCGACTGATGCTTTAAGAACGTGCGCTTTTGTTTAAGAAACAGGTCGGTGTGAATTTTGGATGGTTAGCAACCCGTATCAACTACTCCGGGAAATCTGTACCATTGTAATTAATATCATGGAAATAACCAGTGATGACAACTTTGGGATTAAATTATAAATGGCTCGTGAAATTTCCTTTATTTGCACCAGtctaagaaaaataagaattacTTTCGCCATTGtcaagaagaaatggaaatgGAAAGTCATCTAGGCTTGCTCATTTCAAAGCTCCATATAAGGAAATGTAAATGCGCTTAATAGGTGGCACATGGAATATGTATTGGAGATTATTTGAAGGTTTGGAGCTACTTAACGCTGCATGACCTGTTGAAAGCTGTTTTGTCATTGCATTGATACTTTCATGACATATAATGATGAATTTTTATGAACCGTCCCAGCACTGTCTATGGTGATACACCATACTTTTCCCATGTCACAATATAATTGCTTTCACAATTGACAGAGCTAGCTCTTGAAGAATGGCTCATTTGTGAGCAAGAATGAATAAATGACAGCAATTATATGTACAGGCTACACTGCACTGGTTATTCTCTGGTAGTTAGTTGAGATCTTCTCTGTGCCATGTGATGACCATGTCTCTCCCGTTAAAGGAAGATTGAACTTGAAATCTTACCCTTTGGCAGTTAGATGAAGAAAAGCTGCATTTTGTAAAGGAGAATACTGTTTTTTCCTGGCTTTATCAGCGCTATCTTGTCTTCTGTGAAAAAATCCTGTTAGTTGGCTAGAGGGCTCCTTTCAttgcttgcttttcttttactttttttcttctcaatttctggTCTTGGCCTTGCTTGCGGGGAAGTGCAACCTAGCCACCAGTGGTCGAGGTGCTCGGAATTTGCGGTCAAACCCTCTGACACAAACAAATCCTGCATTTGAACTTTCATTTGTCAAAAAATGGCTCTATCAAATAGATGTATGGTGGTGCAATCAAGTGAGGAAATTGATTGGAACCATAATTGTCTTTTTAACATTTTCTGTCACTTTTGTCGTATTATATCTGAAGTATgggtttcttcttttgaatCGCTGTCTTCTTCCCACATATAGACAAGTACAGGGTAGACCTAGTTTGTTGCAATGACAAAGGGAATCCTCATTATTTTTAGATGGCACCTCCTATTGTATCTTATTATTCTaataaagcattttttttttttaaaacagaaTTTTACTTTTGCAGGTGAACAGGAAatcgatgatgatgatattgatGGAATCATTACTTACCTCTCCAGAAGCAATATTGAATTTCCTCAGTGGACAGGCCTAGAAGACATAATTGCTCGGTAAGAAACATTCTTTCTTGTTGCTGTTGAAAGTGCAAAAATGGGTTTTGGTAATCTTTGTTTACCTTTGAATATTGTCGTAACAGAAGTTCCAAAGTATACGGTCCGTCTTCTCAAACTCCAAATAGAATCTCTAGGAACACATATTGGATTGATGCTTGATTCATGATCTGCGAACATCTGCATGATGAAGGTATCCATTTTATTACTGCTGATAGGATTGAAATCTATGATATACTATTGAAAACTAGCTGCTTTTTCATTTAATTGTCTTGAATAAGTACAGGATGCGGAGCTTATTTACCTCATTTACTTGGAAGTATGTTCCATTTAATGGGAAGCTTCCTCTCATTGCTGTTCTGCAGGGTATCTATAAATGCATTGCTTGAATGTCAGCAAATTACCTTTTCCACACATTGCATCTTGCTTATAGGAAGAGCTAATAAGGTCAGAAAAATGTATTATCTCATGCTAAAAACGTTGGAAGGAATGTATTATCTCACCAGAAGTGTCCCTCTGACAGTTTGTGAATTTTCTTCTCGAATACTATTGCATGAAAAGCATGTCTTCTCCTCACACAGGTTTCCTGTCTTTTGATGTTCACAACCTTCTTGAGATTGTTGGACTGAGTTGGCAGTTTCACCTGTCGTGTGTTATCTTGGAATTGTAAGATTTAAGATAGAACAATCAACTTCTCAGGAAGAATGACTTGCATTTAGTCTATTTCATGTGGCCTAATTTCTATGGTAATGGGCAGTCACATGCAGATAACTCATTGTTTTGCTTAAAGCTGTACACTTACCTGGTGTCCATATAGCGAGAAGGTAAGGGCTTGGGTCATCCAGTTCTCTCTTTTCCAGCTGTCGATATATAGAGTTGCTAGTCAGAAGTGATGCCTTGTATGCATATATTTATAGTCTATATAAAGTCACAGAGAGAAGTTTTCTCAAAAAACAGGAAACAAACCCCTTGTAGGAGAGGATGATCATCAGGAAGTTCGTATCTGCAACATATAAAGGCAGTGAACCTTAGAGGTTTTCGTGGAAAGAACCCAGCAAAGAACTTAGAAGAGAAGATAAATGTGTCTTTTCATCAGAGGATTCTTCGATAAAGTTTGGTAGTTCCTCTTTGTTCCAGTAAATCGAACAAGTTTTGAGACTTTGGGATAAGAGTCTTTATTCAAATGCAGGTAGTTATAAGTTCTAATGTTCCATCTTCCAGTAGCCATTATTTCCCACTTGTTCACAATATATATCTCATGCATCATGATTAAGTATGGTTATAAGAGTCTTTACAATCATAAATAAGATTTTGTCCCATGCTTTTTAATAGTACATTGAGAAGAATTTGACTTACACTTGGTGCTCCGTCCGTAGTCTGCTCACATTCTTGAGTTTTCGAGCTGGAATAGAAGCAGCTTCTGGATTCAGAGCAACTAAGGCCTTGGACATATCAGCTTCCTGGAGTTCCATGTTGTTCGCTTGCATAAATTGCTGAAGGTTTTCAGTGAACTCTTGGATATTCAATTTGATGGTGGGGATTTCTTCATCACCATCCTTCAATGCATCCTCAATGTCACTTTCCAATGCTACTGCACGCTCTTCCTCTGGAGTGGCTGGCTCTTCAATGATGGGTTCACAATTACGAACTTGAAACGCTTCTTCATGTGAGTAGGGTGGAGGTAGGGACATGAGATTGATGACTGTTGGGGGCTTGCTTTCAGCCAAAGGAACTGTTGAAGAAACAAGATTCTTCTCTTCTGGTGCTGGAAGGGCAAGTCTCGCACTACAAAGGACAGGTGTGTCTTTAGTTTTATGATGACATCCCTTTGAAACAGTGAAATGTTAGCTTAAGCTTTTGTTATATATTCTATCTTGTCCTGTGATCACTGTCACTCTCATTCTCACGCTGTGTATGTCTTTTCCCCTTAAATAGTTGCATCTAGCGACTATGTATAGTTGAGTTGTGTGAGTTAGTTGCCAAACTTGTTGGACTGTAAGGCTTGATAATAGATGTCATAGATTCTTTAATATTTAGGCGTGGTATCTAGTATCCTTTGAGGATTTTCTCTACTTTCAAGAGTTTGATAAGTAGCTTGTTATGCTTATTTTCTGGCTTAATGGTACCATAAATGTTGCATGGTAGAGATGATAAGCAGCAAACCTTGCAAAAGCACTAGCGAAGTGCCTGCACTCTCCTCTCATTGGACAAGCATTACAATTTGGTTTACTCTTGGTGCAGAAAACCTGCTTACAATCAAATATGAGAAACATCAAAATTCATCTGATTAATCTCATGGCAATACAGAGAGTTTATCCAAAGTACCTTTCCAAATGTGATTAGCTGGTAATGTAGCTCATAGCTGTAATGACACATGAATGACAGCCGTTAGAACTTGGAGTTAATAAGATACACTAACGTATCTGAGGATAACATGCTAGGAACTTTAAGAAGTTAAAGGTAGAAAGTCTGGTACAGTGTTCGTTGATCAAGCTTGCACAATCTTGGCCACAGATATTTCTGAATTGTCTCCAGCACTGGGTACCTGATGATTTAATTGTCATTGTTAAATATATGAATAATCTGAAGCTTTTCTTATGATAGTAGGCCAAAGGATTTACAGTTCCAAGAGGTGCAATTGCAGTGACTCTGGCAGTGGTTGAAGAGGCACCCATCCAAGTCGAACTGCTATACGTCCTACATTGGTGTCCACCTGCGGAAGATGATAAACAAAGCCAAAAGTcacccttaattttttaatttccatctTTTCACTAAGGTTATATAGGAAGTAGTTTCATGTAGTAACTCTTACTGGAAAGGCGAGATGATGAAGTGTTAAAAGCCTCACGCATTCTACACTTTTCAGTCCCAGCCCTCTTATGCTCAGTAGGAAGTCCCTGCAATTTGACATATGTAGGTGCCAGATAACGCTTATGGCCAGTTTCATGCTGCATATTTGTGTGAAACCTTTTTGGTCTGCAGTGCACACGTGCTGTGTGATATTGCAGCTTGACGTGAATATGTATGTGGGTTGGGTATGAATGTGTCAGATGCTAAATGTGAGGTCTGATTACAATGCTCATGCTGTTACATTAGCAATATATTAGATTGCTTACTTTGCTTTGTCAGGTGAGACATCTCTCAACCATTCAAGGTCAGTGCTTCCATGTTCTTGGACCAAGCGGTTGAGGAATCCCTGCAAAATGTGCCATTGTCAAATACCATTCGCTTAACATTCTTCCTattctttttggccttttcttttttcttaaagagGATATCATGTATGCTACTCTTAAAATCCATGTGCCGTTGAGTTTGATGGAAGTACCTTAATTCTTTCTGCTAGCATGTTGTTCATCCCTCTTTCTTTAATACAATTTGATATCTCACTAACACTGGCTTGCCTTATTGCTTCATAATCCAGCGAGTCCATCGCAtctctgcttctttcttttcttattccatTAGGTTGCACGTCTCTCCTTAAAATATCCCAATCAATTTCATCACTCTTCCCAATCTTAgcctttcctctttttgtttttactgGCTCATGATTTGTCTCCTTATGTGGCTTAGCAGATGAAGACAACTGCTCCTCAATATGCGTCTTGGCAgctttattttccaaatggctTTGATTAACAACTGTTGAGATTCCGTCCCTAACATCAGTAACTTGCTGAGGACTCAGTAACAGATTCTGCACGTTATCACAATGCTTTCCAGAAAATGATTCCCCAGGAGTATCCACTTTTGTAGCCAAACTACCCTCCAAGTGAAAGATCTTCTCATCTGCATGTTGATGGGAGATGCAAGAAGGTTGGCTAATTGTGGGATCAGGGCCAGAGTTGGGACTCTGAGGGCATGCATAATTTGAACCCAAAGATGTGTGACAGCTCATGATCGGTATTTCTTGAGTGCGTAGTGACGATTGGTGGTTGACTGCGTATATATGTTGACTTTCCTCCTGTTGCTCCATCAGTTTGGCTATATGATTTGCTGGTTCTGCAGTGCTGAATTTAGATGCTGTTGGCCATGAACATATGCTTTCATCACCAAGCATGTCATCCTCTACTCTCGATATTCTGGAATCTGGATTAATTTGCAGGTGCTGTGGAATGAAAGCAACTGGTGGAAAATGCGCAGGCTGAGCAACCGAATTTATCAGCTGAGTGTACGATGAAGACCTGTTAATGCTATTGGTAGCATTGGATACTGAGTTTTGGTGGTTGTCTGCATTATCTTTTGATTGTTGATCCCCAGATCCCAATGTGCTCCTGCTTTGGTGGGTGAATGGATCCCGGAAAAGGGCTTTATCCTTCTGGAAAGAAGAGTCGAACATTGAACGACGAATTTCTTCAGGTCTGTGGCCAATGACCAAATCTTCTGATTCAGAATTGGAGCCCGAATAGGATCTGATTCCTCCAATGCTTTCATTGATTGAGCAATCAAAAGATTCTTGGGAAGAGAGAACTTCCTCCTCCAAGCTATGAGTTTGTCCCCCTAACAAGTTCATGGTTTCTGTCCCTGGAATTTCTGCGGCTTGCCAAGACACTGTTGATTCAATGTCAGTCACTGAATTTTGGCTGGAGATTGGGTGCCTTTTTGCATGCAAACTGATGGTGTCGGTTGGGCTCAACATGATTATTTCTGGTTCCTTGGAGAATATGTTTGTGTTATCCTTGCTATAACCACTTCCAAGGCAAGTTGACTTCACTGGAAACCGTGCAGCCATTGACATGAAGGCAGAGCTGCATTGTCGACAAAATCAGAGACATGGTCAGTTTTACTGGTGTGTTCTGTTGGCAATTGTTTGGAATTGTCCTAAAAATTTTACTTACCTTGAAAGATGATCAGAGACATTCTGAGTCAGGAATACTCCAATCACCGAGTCAACAACTGATCCTTTCCATCGAGAAAAGCGTCTGTCACCTGTGAGAGGTAATATAGGCATGCTAAGTAGATCTTAATGCGGTTATTTGGTCTGTCAATTggtcttttgttcattttagtTGATGGGCAATAATTAGGGGAAAACTATGATGAAAGGGACTTCTGAAATATGGAGACTTTGTATATGACTGATACTCCAATGCAAAATTGATTTCTGCAGGACTCGCTTGTTCTTTAGTTCTGAACATAAATGCCTGGTCCATGATGCATGCTTTTTTACCAAGATGGTAATTTTGATCTTTGCATATCAACTTTGAGAGGTTGAGATACTTCAGGGTTTTATAAATGATTGGCGTATATTTCATGCTCTttgttttaaaaagattttGCTGGGTGAAATGTAATCTATGTAATGCTTTTTGTTCTAtctcaaaattgatcagatgatATGGGGATGTCTCATAATGATTGGCAAGAAGATTACAGCAGCAGCAGTGGTCTTTCTGCTGTGGTGCAACTAGAAGTGCCTTTTAACATTTGTGCAAAGAATCAAGAATATACAGAAACTGTGCAAAGCACTTACCTTGAACGAGATGCATTCTGGCGATGAATGAATTTGCCCGTCCATGGAAcacttccctctcttcttcccacCATTTTTCCTTGTTCTTGTGATTTTCTTCAAGTCCACTTCCTTCCTTACCCATGAGAAGATTCCATACCCTGTTAGTTTCTGGGTCAAGGTCTACTTTTGGCCGTGGTTTGCGTTTCCTGCCTTCATAGGGAACAATCATGCCAGCTCCAGTATAGGGTACAATTGCATTTTGCTCTGCTTCCTTCAGTTTGCTGCCTTCTCCATTGAGACTGAGCACCTCCAATATGTATATGATCTCATCAAGAGCGTTGAGGTCATTTCCCATAGATGAGCTTGGACCTGAATAGCATGAAGAGACTGATAATGATGGACTCTAGCAAAATATACTGGCCTTGCAAGCAATTACAGTTAGGGTTCCAGGAAATACCTCTTGTCACTGTACCAGTTCGTTGATTTTCATGGCGTGGATCCTTCTGCTTTTTCTGGAACTTCTCTGTGGAAGGACTCTGCTTGGTGGGAGCTGCAGTCTTCTTTGCTAAAGGATTTGCCTGCTGCTTTTTTGGTCTTCCTTTCTTTACTGGTGTAACAGTATGTTCTGGAGCTTTTTGGCTTTGATGATACTCCTGACAAGCTGGTTTGGGCATGTCTTTCACTTGCAATATGCTggtttcctcctctctctctacatgAGAATGCTGTTCAGCTGAAATTTGATGCTTTCTCGGAACATTACCCCAAGTGTGAGAGGGAAGATTCCATCCACTGGTAAGTTTCTGTGGCCTGTCTTTTTCATTGTGGAAAATGCTTCCTGAAGCAATACAGGGGTTCAACATCTCATCGATCATCTGTAATGGTCTTCTACATGTGGCTTGACCATATACACCTGCATGCACTGGGCTTGAAGAATCTAAGACTGCTGGAACACAAGATGAGAGACTGTTAATATcaaatgttttctcttctttcttccttttgtggGTCTCTGAGTACGCTGAACTGAGAATGCTACTTCTGCTGAATTCACCGGTCTGGACCATTTGTTGCAGCCATGGGGGCATTGAATTTGCACGAGGAAGATATGTCTGCTCGTTGTTTTGATGATAAACCCTCTTTAATCCCCTTGCCTCACTAGAGTTGGAAAAAGTTAATGGTGCTGATTGAGGCACTGCTTGCCTAGACATCTCAAGGTTGTGAAGCCCTGGAATGTTCACTTCTCTTGGTTCTGCAAATACAAATTGCTGCTCCTTGAGACGCTGTCCATCTTTTGAACCCATCTGGCAAGCAATGCCAATGGCtgtatccatgtttgcttgagtggCTATTCTATGTTCCAGTTGGTCTGTTCTGGCTGGTGAGCACGTCGCCAGCCTTTGTAGCACTGGAAAAAATGCAGTGGGCCTTTGATTTATTCTGTGCAAACTCACATTTTCCGGTTGATTTATCATGGTTGATCTGTGACCTATCTGCTGAGCTGATGTTATTCCTGATCGAATGTTTACTCTCCTGCTGAGTTCTGAGGCTTGTGAATCTACAGGCAAGCGAGAACCCTCCATATTCCTCGACTCCTCTGGTCCAGGTACTGTGCTTGCCTCAGATGTCTTTTCTAAGTCAAAATTCAAAGTTCTCCGGCAGGACTTTACAGCAGTTCCATCATTGCCAACTGCGGTCTCCTGTGCAGCATCTGCCTGTTGACTTGCTGTTTCTTTCAGGCCTTTCTTGCGTACGTACTTCCGCTTTCCAGATGGATTCTCATTTCCCTTTGGTTTTAGCTGAGCTTCAGGTTTTTTAGTCCTGTTTGGCTTTTCTCTAATCACCTTTGGTCTGTGCTTTTTTCGCTTGGGTGTTTTCTGCTGCGGTGTTGTATTAAGGTCAATGCCTTGGTTGCTTTCTACGATGGCATCCTTTTTCTGCTTGAAAGATTCCACAATATTCTCCAAGAGTTCGTCTGAATGGTTTGTTTCACTTGTCAACGAAAACAACTTTCCCTGCTTGTCCTTCTCTTGGATTGTGCTTTCGTATGGTGAGGATTCAAGTAACGCAGAAAGCTGGTTGTCTTGATACGGTGTTGCTGGCGCAAACAATAAGTTAGTCATGCTTGGTGGGGAACTGACTTCTGGTGGAGTGGAGTTCAGATCATAGGTCGGTCGCGAAGGCAAAGGGAATTCATCTGTAAAAGACAGTTCAATCTTCAGTGTTCGTGGATGCACAGTGGAATTCTTTTGAAGGAGTGATATTCTTAAGCTCATAAATACTAGGCACAAACAAGAAAGACAGCAACCAAACTTTATCCTACTAAGTCGGCTAAATGAACCTCTTATGGTATTTCACTATGTCTGCAGCGACATAGCATAcacaacttcaaaattttcattgtcACCCAATTCTTGTTTACAAATTCTGAGGTAGCATAgcataaaacagaaaaaaaggacaGTCGTATATGTTGGCACCAAGGATGCATAGCCAGCGGAAACTCTACTGTGGGGAGGAGGCTACTCAGTCCAGAGGATGCAATTTTATTTGGTTTCAGTTGATTTATGAAGGTAAGGATTCTTTTTGTACTCCTACCAGTAGCCTGCATATTTGGTCTAGAGCTATTTTTTTGGTCATCGCACATGGTGTCTTGaccttattttaaaataataacttGTTTTAGAATGATCTATTCTGTATTTCTTGATGTATTTCAGACATTGCATTCGTTGTAGTAACTATCTTGGTGGAGTGATTTATATGTTTCTCTACAGAAGCATATCCTGATGAAATACCTCAAAAAATTTAGCATTTTCAATCTGGGAGGAAAATCTACAGCACTGACAATTGGTAATCTTTAGTTGTGTTACTGAGAAAGAATCCAAAACAATCTTCATACTTACATTTGGTTGTCTGAGTAGGTGTGTAATCTCTTCTGAATACACTTGTGCTTGCAGCATTCATCTGACTGCCAATCAAGTCATTTGTGGTGAAATCTCCACCGCTGCTGGAAATCAGCTGGTAATTAGAAGACCAAGGTCTGTGAACCCCGTTGGCACCACTGCTTGAGGCTCCTTCAACTGATGGATCAAAAGCATAAGCGTCGAGTCCCAGCAAACTCATTATTGGTCCACTATTCCAATCATTTTGATCCATATCGAAGATAGGCGTTGATTGTCCAGCAATCCGATTGATCAGCTGGTTTGTCCGGGCTAAATCTACGTCATACCTGAGGTAGCTCTGAATCTCCTCCGCTGGTGCTCTAAAGTTGAGATTTTGGACTGACCCACCATTACAGTGAGGCAGCTCCTGCATATAACCTTGGCCATGGGGCAGGCCAGTAAATACAGGGTAATTCGTTCTGCCCTGCAGGCTCTCGATTTGATCAATCGGAGTCACACGGGATCTTACTGGGATTGGTCTCTGTGGGGTGTGTACTTCCCAATTGCCAATCTCAAAGTCCCCTCCTTGCGGCATTGGGAACTCACCGCCCAAATTCCACCCGGAGTTCATCTGGCCTTCTCGTTATTCAATCCCTTGTACAATTCCTTTTCCAGT of the Eucalyptus grandis isolate ANBG69807.140 chromosome 10, ASM1654582v1, whole genome shotgun sequence genome contains:
- the LOC104421739 gene encoding transcriptional activator DEMETER, with amino-acid sequence MNSGWNLGGEFPMPQGGDFEIGNWEVHTPQRPIPVRSRVTPIDQIESLQGRTNYPVFTGLPHGQGYMQELPHCNGGSVQNLNFRAPAEEIQSYLRYDVDLARTNQLINRIAGQSTPIFDMDQNDWNSGPIMSLLGLDAYAFDPSVEGASSSGANGVHRPWSSNYQLISSSGGDFTTNDLIGSQMNAASTSVFRRDYTPTQTTKYEFPLPSRPTYDLNSTPPEVSSPPSMTNLLFAPATPYQDNQLSALLESSPYESTIQEKDKQGKLFSLTSETNHSDELLENIVESFKQKKDAIVESNQGIDLNTTPQQKTPKRKKHRPKVIREKPNRTKKPEAQLKPKGNENPSGKRKYVRKKGLKETASQQADAAQETAVGNDGTAVKSCRRTLNFDLEKTSEASTVPGPEESRNMEGSRLPVDSQASELSRRVNIRSGITSAQQIGHRSTMINQPENVSLHRINQRPTAFFPVLQRLATCSPARTDQLEHRIATQANMDTAIGIACQMGSKDGQRLKEQQFVFAEPREVNIPGLHNLEMSRQAVPQSAPLTFSNSSEARGLKRVYHQNNEQTYLPRANSMPPWLQQMVQTGEFSRSSILSSAYSETHKRKKEEKTFDINSLSSCVPAVLDSSSPVHAGVYGQATCRRPLQMIDEMLNPCIASGSIFHNEKDRPQKLTSGWNLPSHTWGNVPRKHQISAEQHSHVEREEETSILQVKDMPKPACQEYHQSQKAPEHTVTPVKKGRPKKQQANPLAKKTAAPTKQSPSTEKFQKKQKDPRHENQRTGTVTRGPSSSMGNDLNALDEIIYILEVLSLNGEGSKLKEAEQNAIVPYTGAGMIVPYEGRKRKPRPKVDLDPETNRVWNLLMGKEGSGLEENHKNKEKWWEEEREVFHGRANSFIARMHLVQGDRRFSRWKGSVVDSVIGVFLTQNVSDHLSSSAFMSMAARFPVKSTCLGSGYSKDNTNIFSKEPEIIMLSPTDTISLHAKRHPISSQNSVTDIESTVSWQAAEIPGTETMNLLGGQTHSLEEEVLSSQESFDCSINESIGGIRSYSGSNSESEDLVIGHRPEEIRRSMFDSSFQKDKALFRDPFTHQSRSTLGSGDQQSKDNADNHQNSVSNATNSINRSSSYTQLINSVAQPAHFPPVAFIPQHLQINPDSRISRVEDDMLGDESICSWPTASKFSTAEPANHIAKLMEQQEESQHIYAVNHQSSLRTQEIPIMSCHTSLGSNYACPQSPNSGPDPTISQPSCISHQHADEKIFHLEGSLATKVDTPGESFSGKHCDNVQNLLLSPQQVTDVRDGISTVVNQSHLENKAAKTHIEEQLSSSAKPHKETNHEPVKTKRGKAKIGKSDEIDWDILRRDVQPNGIRKERSRDAMDSLDYEAIRQASVSEISNCIKERGMNNMLAERIKGFLNRLVQEHGSTDLEWLRDVSPDKAKDFLLSIRGLGLKSVECVRLLTLHHLAFPVDTNVGRIAVRLGWVPLQPLPESLQLHLLELYPVLETIQKYLWPRLCKLDQRTLYELHYQLITFGKVFCTKSKPNCNACPMRGECRHFASAFASARLALPAPEEKNLVSSTVPLAESKPPTVINLMSLPPPYSHEEAFQVRNCEPIIEEPATPEEERAVALESDIEDALKDGDEEIPTIKLNIQEFTENLQQFMQANNMELQEADMSKALVALNPEAASIPARKLKNVSRLRTEHQVYELPDDHPLLQGLEKRELDDPSPYLLAIWTPGETANSVQQSQEGCEHQKTGNLCEEKTCFSCNSIREENSQTVRGTLLIPCRTAMRGSFPLNGTYFQVNEMFADHESSINPICVPRDSIWSLRRRTVYFGTSVTTIFKGLSTEEIQYCFWRGFVCVRGFDRKFRAPRPLVARLHFPASKAKTRN